The following coding sequences lie in one Primulina huaijiensis isolate GDHJ02 chromosome 2, ASM1229523v2, whole genome shotgun sequence genomic window:
- the LOC140962495 gene encoding probable protein phosphatase 2C 40, with product MIHEETMHDSGEIKVSFGYHCNSNKDDCCDRSKSMDIPSKVKLRRASSSFSCLSGAALSANATLANTNMCNGFISAEILPTLDSPNSFRRIPSSPSLNKMDFLPSSLPSSMSNLSFSPSSPSEALDYDSFSPKSQNFLGTMEVQVAGGAAGEDRVQAVCSEENGWVFCAIYDGFNGRDAADFLAGTLYETIAYHLNLADLELEQDLVKSCGSWNQSSDLFKQKVLNCLQHALTQAEDDFLRMVEQEMEDRPDLVSIGSCVLIVLLYGKDLYLLNIGDSRAVLATYTEGVNMKDNKGLQAIPLTDIHNVDNEVEKARLLNNHPDDPCTIVAGKVKGKLKVTRAFGVGYLKKKNMNDALMGILQVRNLISPPYVSLQPSLRIHEVSSSDHFVVLGSDGLFDFFSNNEVVKLVHSYILRNPSGDPAKFLVEQLAARAAGIAGFSMEELLRIPAGRRRKYHDDVTVIVIVLGTSKRASKASMCI from the exons ATGATTCACGAGGAAACCATGCATGATTCAGGAGAAATCAAGGTTAGTTTCGGGTATCATTGCAATTCCAATAAAGATGATTGTTGTGACAGATCAAAATCTATGGATATCCCATCTAAGGTTAAACTCCGAAGAGCGAGCAGCTCCTTCTCTTGCCTCTCCGGTGCAGCATTGAGTGCCAATGCTACATTAGCTAATACAAATATGTGCAATGGGTTTATTAGTGCTGAAATACTTCCAACATTGGATTCTCCTAATTCATTCCGTAGGATTCCCTCTTCACCATCTCTAAATAAGATGGACTTTTTGCCATCTTCTCTTCCAAGTAGCATGTCAAACTTGAGTTTTAGTCCATCCTCTCCAAGTGAAGCACTTGATTATGATTCATTTTCACCAAAATCTCAAAACTTTCTTGGTACAATGGAAGTACAAGTGGCTGGTGGGGCGGCTGGTGAAGATCGAGTTCAGGCAGTTTGTAGCGAGGAGAACGGTTGGGTTTTCTGTGCCATTTATGATGGATTCAATGGTAGAGATGCAGCGGATTTTCTTGCCGGAACTTTGTATGAAACTATTGCATATCATCTCAACCTAGCAGACTTGGAACTTGAACAGGACTTAGTAAAGTCTTGTGGCTCGTGGAACCAATCATCGGATTTGTTCAAGCAAAAAGTTCTCAACTGCCTTCAACATGCTCTGACCCAAGCAGAGGATGATTTTTTGCGCATGGTTGAACAAGAAATGGAAGACCGTCCAGATTTAGTATCCATAGGATCTTGTGTGTTAATAGTGTTACTCTATGGGAAGGATTTGTACTTGCTCAATATTGGTGATAGTCGAGCTGTATTGGCCACGTATACTGAAGGTGTCAACATGAAGGATAACAAAGGGTTGCAAGCCATTCCGCTCACTGATATTCATAATGTCGACAATGAAGTTGAGAAAGCACGGCTTCTAAACAACCATCCCGACGACCCTTGCACGATTGTGGCTGGTAAAGTCAAAGGGAAGTTGAAGGTCACGAGGGCGTTTGGAGTTGGTTACCTTAAAAAG AAAAATATGAATGATGCTTTGATGGGAATTCTTCAAGTACGTAATCTCATAAGTCCTCCATACGTATCCTTACAACCATCGCTCCGAATTCACGAGGTCTCAAGTTCTGATCACTTCGTTGTATTAGGAAGTGATGGATTATTCGACTTCTTTAGTAATAATGAAGTTGTAAAGCTAGTGCATTCCTATATTTTGCGAAATCCTTCTGGTGATCCAGCAAAATTTCTGGTCGAGCAGCTCGCTGCAAGGGCAGCAGGTATAGCAG GCTTCAGTATGGAAGAGCTCTTGAGGATACCAGCTGGAAGGAGACGGAAATATCATGATGATGTTACCGTTATCGTCATTGTCCTAGGCACAAGCAAGCGGGCCTCAAAGGCGTCGATGTGTATATGA
- the LOC140962512 gene encoding uncharacterized protein isoform X3 gives MSNADSTSSTPSPAGPLSAELAESRQELMNRIQTLKQDLQNWRLKMDTQVKVYRSELSELKNSLYSEVEQLRSEFQELRSTVQQQQEDVTASLKNLELQDVSAEAKEGTTNMENSDDTTQDSSKDDNGKETRG, from the exons ATGTCAAACGCCGATTCCACCTCCTCCACTCCTTCTCCAGCCGGGCCTCTGTCAGCT GAACTGGCTGAATCCAGGCAGGAGCTTATGAATAGAATACAGACTTTGAAACAG GATCTACAAAATTGGCGGTTGAAGATGGACACTCAGGTTAAGGTCTACCGCTCT GAGCTATCAGAGCTTAAAAATTCCCTATATTCTGAAGTGGAGCAACTACGATCA GAATTTCAAGAGCTGAGAAGTACTGTTCAGCAGCAACAAGAAGATGTTACAGCCAGCCTAAAAAATTTAGAG CTGCAAGATGTTTCTGCAGAAGCCAAAGAGGGTACAACAAATATGGAAAACAGTGATGATACAACTCAAGATTCGTCAAAAGATGACAATGGTAAGGAAACACGTGGATAG
- the LOC140962512 gene encoding uncharacterized protein isoform X1, with product MSNADSTSSTPSPAGPLSAKKENVIPISPKIAELAESRQELMNRIQTLKQDLQNWRLKMDTQVKVYRSELSELKNSLYSEVEQLRSEFQELRSTVQQQQEDVTASLKNLELQDVSAEAKEGTTNMENSDDTTQDSSKDDNGKETRG from the exons ATGTCAAACGCCGATTCCACCTCCTCCACTCCTTCTCCAGCCGGGCCTCTGTCAGCT AAAAAAGAGAATGTGATTCCAATTAGCCCCAAGATTGCG GAACTGGCTGAATCCAGGCAGGAGCTTATGAATAGAATACAGACTTTGAAACAG GATCTACAAAATTGGCGGTTGAAGATGGACACTCAGGTTAAGGTCTACCGCTCT GAGCTATCAGAGCTTAAAAATTCCCTATATTCTGAAGTGGAGCAACTACGATCA GAATTTCAAGAGCTGAGAAGTACTGTTCAGCAGCAACAAGAAGATGTTACAGCCAGCCTAAAAAATTTAGAG CTGCAAGATGTTTCTGCAGAAGCCAAAGAGGGTACAACAAATATGGAAAACAGTGATGATACAACTCAAGATTCGTCAAAAGATGACAATGGTAAGGAAACACGTGGATAG
- the LOC140962512 gene encoding uncharacterized protein isoform X2, whose product MSNADSTSSTPSPAGPLSAKKENVIPISPKIAELAESRQELMNRIQTLKQDLQNWRLKMDTQELSELKNSLYSEVEQLRSEFQELRSTVQQQQEDVTASLKNLELQDVSAEAKEGTTNMENSDDTTQDSSKDDNGKETRG is encoded by the exons ATGTCAAACGCCGATTCCACCTCCTCCACTCCTTCTCCAGCCGGGCCTCTGTCAGCT AAAAAAGAGAATGTGATTCCAATTAGCCCCAAGATTGCG GAACTGGCTGAATCCAGGCAGGAGCTTATGAATAGAATACAGACTTTGAAACAG GATCTACAAAATTGGCGGTTGAAGATGGACACTCAG GAGCTATCAGAGCTTAAAAATTCCCTATATTCTGAAGTGGAGCAACTACGATCA GAATTTCAAGAGCTGAGAAGTACTGTTCAGCAGCAACAAGAAGATGTTACAGCCAGCCTAAAAAATTTAGAG CTGCAAGATGTTTCTGCAGAAGCCAAAGAGGGTACAACAAATATGGAAAACAGTGATGATACAACTCAAGATTCGTCAAAAGATGACAATGGTAAGGAAACACGTGGATAG